In a single window of the Desulfovibrio aminophilus DSM 12254 genome:
- a CDS encoding glycosyltransferase has protein sequence MRILLYPTIRTQDELDDLYHRLCWYLPDMAGHTVVFPFLHGVLTPGAPPEGFGTLCGPEFTPEYVHTPDNPDQMRQLNRADALLLWNDRLNPMERYNLSGTSRYPYNICKDSLESRHEAYHLAILRHEYLPASERAGLARANLDRFAAVADSLRRERSYVFGTGPSLARAMERDFSDGLRIVCNTTVCNEELMDHLRPQVIVAADPALHFGVSRYAARFREHLVRAMERHGSYLFMPLGYWPLFVRRYPELADRTFGVPVVPTKPENVSLNLLERYQIACYANILTLLLLPLGFTLSREVGVLGCDGRAPEGVPSGNASPFWRHHEASELSALYDTLKTCHPSFFALDFEDWYAGHCQGVKVLVDQATEAGITVTSLTPSYIPCLTERMEGPERSEIETAVREAPAPRPEFEDRVDTRTKGAYRVAVIVSLYKAERFLAPMMENLLGQTAYRRGEVEILLIDSASPQNERRILAPYLERCEHLFYGRTPERETLYGSFNRAIRHSRAPYVMNLDVDNRLRPDAIDIFAEALDLRPDVGLVYGNQFVGQFQNEGFHNHVRFGRLHRPRFSRDMMLHKFYFGSEMMWRKSLHDEIGYYDDSFVVAADYEMVCRYATVTDFLHVDRFFGLYLKNLQGVEYTNLPLCQSEDERIREQYRKSFPAPVDPPRVHVHYPIDPKNPDDYLTVVCQTMSFDKPITRNIMKLLENLEFPHIIYCLDQNSSQATRESIAHLVGEGLVVPGEELLPQARRLFESRIAYRPTICFWLLAHGETMLLDQDFLKMNRPRLTAYFREAHKELTARFRTPSGAFDPLKTPMFCDHHEFERLDLTPHLTVDADGLANDEPADMAVFIQHFAPEPQTEKYREALKRCIASVRAQDFGGRVRVVVTDDGSAWSRELAGSDPARLIKAHDRASLARFECARDIDADLYLYKPRTGYFSKGLLWNAALGRTREPLLLFMDDDQHFLRPDSLSRYARHLRDYELVIGHTRSYRFRDIDGVVHNMGLGYSSPVVQGSNFGLRRPLLEAAGGFDTRTFLWGTGDDPALFWKLYLLLRPLDGGPMRACYAEDIVTENPYSGRWRADCRVDLELFIRDFLRLHGVHPNSNPSRDRSAWVRLLPAEQPDDTAPAARDTAQPQGLTMIVPAAGASAEDLWLTTASLLEQRLPEPLRVILAAGPGGLPPETLLPARVEVLRTASDEPGPAVLEALAAADTPFAGWVAPGALLAEKALKGSLTALRDGGRDAVLGASLAFDPAGSRLEYRQPPFPSGGGLLPWAGLWLGGQPVIGRADLLKKLPAEAALGPAWDASLLLALRDHAAGGSREQIHSLHLPGAVRPVEPGLLAPLLAGEPETLATALTGLSRHLNQSRETGEAEHLRQLPWARAHLHRLQSLRQAFDALVRRGVRRVALYGAGAHSRNVLTWLWPAGIEAVCLLDDAVKTGEVAGLPVFPADAKETPEHDAVLVSTPRHEAAILKKCRERGLEAVPLYTAAS, from the coding sequence ATGCGCATTCTCCTCTACCCCACCATCCGCACCCAGGACGAACTGGACGACCTGTACCACCGCCTCTGCTGGTACCTGCCGGACATGGCCGGCCACACCGTGGTTTTCCCCTTCCTGCACGGGGTGCTGACCCCGGGCGCGCCGCCCGAGGGCTTCGGCACCCTCTGCGGGCCGGAATTCACCCCGGAATACGTGCATACCCCGGACAACCCGGACCAGATGCGCCAGCTCAACCGGGCCGACGCCCTGCTGCTCTGGAACGACCGGCTCAATCCCATGGAGCGCTACAACCTCTCCGGGACGTCGCGCTACCCCTACAACATCTGCAAGGACTCCCTGGAATCCCGGCACGAGGCCTACCACCTGGCCATCCTGCGTCACGAATATCTGCCCGCGTCCGAACGCGCCGGGCTGGCGCGGGCCAACCTGGACCGCTTCGCGGCCGTGGCCGACTCTCTGCGCCGGGAACGCTCCTACGTCTTCGGCACCGGCCCGTCCCTGGCCCGGGCCATGGAGCGGGACTTCTCCGACGGCCTGCGCATCGTCTGCAACACCACGGTCTGCAACGAAGAGCTCATGGACCATCTGCGGCCCCAGGTCATCGTGGCCGCCGACCCGGCCCTGCACTTCGGGGTTTCCCGCTACGCGGCCCGCTTCCGCGAACATCTCGTCCGGGCCATGGAGCGCCACGGCTCATACCTGTTCATGCCTTTGGGCTACTGGCCGCTGTTCGTGCGGCGCTACCCGGAGCTGGCCGACCGGACCTTCGGCGTGCCCGTGGTCCCGACCAAGCCGGAGAACGTCAGCCTGAACCTCCTGGAACGCTACCAGATCGCCTGCTACGCCAACATCCTGACCCTGCTCCTGCTGCCCCTGGGCTTCACCCTGAGCCGGGAGGTCGGAGTCCTCGGCTGCGACGGCCGCGCCCCGGAGGGCGTGCCCTCGGGCAACGCCTCGCCCTTCTGGCGGCATCACGAGGCCTCGGAGCTGAGCGCGCTCTACGACACCCTCAAGACCTGCCACCCGAGCTTCTTCGCCCTCGACTTCGAGGATTGGTACGCGGGCCACTGCCAGGGCGTGAAGGTTCTGGTGGACCAGGCGACCGAGGCCGGAATCACGGTGACGTCGCTGACGCCATCGTACATCCCCTGCCTGACCGAACGCATGGAGGGGCCGGAACGGAGCGAGATCGAGACCGCCGTGCGCGAGGCCCCGGCCCCGCGCCCGGAGTTCGAGGACCGCGTGGACACCCGGACCAAGGGCGCCTACCGGGTGGCGGTCATCGTCTCGCTCTACAAGGCCGAGCGCTTTCTGGCCCCGATGATGGAGAACCTCCTGGGCCAGACCGCCTACCGGCGCGGCGAGGTGGAGATCCTGCTCATCGACAGCGCCTCGCCCCAGAACGAGCGCCGCATCCTGGCCCCCTACCTGGAGCGTTGCGAGCACCTCTTCTACGGCCGGACCCCGGAACGCGAGACGCTCTACGGCTCCTTCAACCGGGCCATCCGCCACAGCCGCGCGCCCTACGTCATGAACCTGGACGTGGACAACCGCCTGCGGCCCGACGCCATCGACATCTTCGCCGAGGCCCTGGACCTGCGGCCGGACGTGGGCTTGGTCTACGGCAACCAGTTCGTGGGCCAGTTCCAGAACGAGGGCTTCCACAACCACGTGCGCTTCGGGCGGCTGCACCGGCCCCGCTTCTCGCGGGACATGATGCTGCACAAGTTCTACTTCGGCTCGGAGATGATGTGGCGCAAGAGCCTCCACGACGAGATCGGCTACTACGACGACTCCTTCGTGGTGGCCGCGGACTACGAGATGGTCTGCCGCTACGCCACGGTCACGGACTTCCTGCACGTGGACCGATTCTTCGGCCTGTACCTGAAGAACCTCCAGGGCGTGGAGTACACCAACCTGCCGCTCTGCCAGTCCGAGGACGAGCGCATCCGCGAGCAGTACCGGAAATCCTTCCCGGCCCCGGTGGACCCGCCGCGCGTTCACGTGCACTACCCCATCGACCCGAAGAATCCCGACGACTACCTCACCGTGGTCTGCCAAACCATGAGCTTCGACAAGCCGATCACCCGGAACATCATGAAGCTCCTGGAGAACTTGGAGTTCCCGCACATCATCTATTGCCTGGACCAGAACTCCTCCCAGGCCACCCGCGAGAGCATCGCCCATCTGGTGGGCGAGGGTCTGGTGGTTCCCGGCGAGGAACTCCTGCCCCAGGCCCGGCGGCTGTTCGAGTCGCGCATCGCCTACCGGCCCACGATCTGCTTCTGGCTTCTGGCCCACGGCGAAACCATGCTGCTGGATCAGGATTTCCTGAAGATGAACCGGCCCCGGCTCACGGCCTACTTCCGCGAGGCCCACAAGGAGCTGACGGCCCGCTTCCGCACCCCCTCCGGGGCCTTCGACCCGCTCAAGACGCCGATGTTCTGCGATCACCACGAATTCGAGCGTCTGGACCTGACCCCGCACCTGACCGTGGACGCCGACGGCCTGGCCAACGACGAGCCCGCCGACATGGCCGTGTTCATCCAGCACTTCGCGCCCGAGCCGCAGACCGAAAAATACCGCGAGGCCCTCAAGCGCTGCATCGCCTCCGTCCGGGCCCAGGACTTCGGCGGCCGGGTGCGCGTGGTGGTCACGGACGACGGTTCGGCCTGGTCCCGGGAGCTGGCCGGAAGCGACCCGGCACGGCTCATCAAGGCCCACGACCGGGCCTCTCTGGCCCGCTTCGAATGCGCCCGGGACATCGACGCCGACCTCTACCTCTACAAGCCCCGCACCGGCTACTTCTCCAAGGGCCTGCTCTGGAACGCGGCCCTCGGCCGGACCCGCGAACCCCTGCTCCTGTTCATGGACGACGACCAGCACTTCCTGCGCCCGGACTCCCTGAGCCGCTACGCCCGGCATCTGCGGGACTACGAGTTGGTCATCGGGCACACCCGCAGCTACCGCTTCCGGGACATCGACGGAGTGGTCCACAACATGGGTCTGGGCTATTCGAGCCCGGTGGTCCAGGGCTCCAACTTCGGCCTGCGCCGCCCCCTGCTGGAGGCGGCCGGGGGCTTCGATACCCGGACCTTCCTCTGGGGCACCGGCGACGACCCGGCCCTGTTCTGGAAGCTCTATCTGCTCCTGCGTCCCCTGGACGGCGGCCCCATGCGGGCCTGCTACGCCGAGGACATCGTCACCGAGAACCCGTATTCCGGCCGCTGGCGCGCGGACTGCCGCGTGGACCTGGAACTGTTCATCCGCGATTTCCTGCGCCTCCACGGGGTGCATCCCAACTCCAACCCCAGCCGCGACCGGAGCGCCTGGGTCCGGCTCCTGCCCGCCGAACAGCCGGACGACACCGCGCCCGCCGCGCGGGACACCGCCCAGCCTCAGGGCCTGACCATGATCGTGCCCGCCGCCGGGGCCTCGGCCGAAGACCTCTGGCTGACCACGGCCTCGCTGCTGGAGCAGCGCCTGCCCGAGCCCTTGCGGGTGATCCTGGCCGCCGGTCCCGGAGGTCTGCCGCCGGAAACCCTGCTGCCCGCCCGGGTGGAGGTGCTGCGCACCGCCTCGGACGAGCCCGGCCCTGCCGTGCTGGAAGCCCTGGCCGCCGCGGACACCCCCTTCGCGGGCTGGGTCGCGCCCGGCGCGCTCCTGGCCGAGAAGGCTCTCAAAGGGTCGCTCACGGCCCTGCGCGACGGCGGACGTGACGCGGTCCTGGGCGCGAGCCTGGCCTTCGACCCGGCGGGGAGCCGCCTGGAATACCGCCAGCCCCCCTTCCCCTCGGGCGGCGGCCTGCTGCCCTGGGCCGGGCTGTGGCTCGGCGGCCAGCCGGTGATCGGCCGCGCGGACCTGCTCAAAAAACTTCCCGCCGAGGCCGCCCTCGGCCCGGCCTGGGACGCCTCCCTGCTCCTGGCCCTACGGGACCACGCGGCGGGCGGTTCCCGCGAACAGATCCACTCCCTGCATCTGCCCGGAGCGGTCCGGCCGGTGGAGCCCGGGCTCCTGGCCCCGCTCCTGGCCGGAGAACCCGAAACGCTGGCCACGGCCCTGACCGGGCTGTCCCGGCACCTGAACCAGTCCCGGGAGACCGGCGAGGCCGAACACCTGCGCCAACTGCCCTGGGCCCGCGCCCATCTGCACCGGCTCCAGTCCCTGCGCCAAGCCTTCGACGCGCTGGTCCGCCGGGGCGTGCGCCGGGTGGCCCTCTACGGGGCCGGGGCCCACAGCCGCAACGTCCTGACCTGGCTCTGGCCCGCCGGGATCGAGGCCGTCTGCCTCCTGGACGACGCCGTGAAGACGGGCGAGGTGGCCGGTCTGCCGGTGTTCCCCGCCGACGCCAAGGAGACGCCGGAGCACGACGCGGTGCTCGTCTCCACGCCGCGCCACGAGGCCGCAATCCTGAAGAAGTGCCGCGAACGCGGCCTGGAGGCCGTGCCCCTGTACACGGCCGCGTCCTGA
- a CDS encoding class I SAM-dependent methyltransferase has translation MFDYAKISVTLDLHDNDVDCLSEKGKCVRAWEWPWTLKIAREWPRRGRALDAGCGTSRMPLWLKELGYEAYGADNFDYADADPDYVKRAREHFAANDKETTGLTLVEAGLDKLPFPDGHFEVITCVSVMEHIYDPKQPTAHHRHVLELARVLKPGGVLICTYDVHVTPGVNDRVIGFDYRVDIEYLLRNGLKPLVPGYIASRLDMALDDDTLCYPPYIFMKYHYKSRRAFSRQSAFGFALVKE, from the coding sequence ATGTTCGACTACGCCAAGATCTCCGTGACCCTGGACCTGCACGACAACGACGTGGACTGCCTGAGCGAGAAGGGCAAATGCGTGCGGGCCTGGGAATGGCCCTGGACGCTCAAGATCGCCCGGGAATGGCCCCGGCGCGGGCGGGCCCTGGACGCGGGCTGCGGCACCAGCCGGATGCCCCTGTGGCTCAAGGAGCTGGGCTACGAGGCCTACGGCGCGGACAACTTCGACTACGCCGACGCCGACCCGGACTACGTCAAGCGCGCCCGCGAGCACTTCGCGGCCAACGACAAGGAGACGACCGGGCTGACCCTGGTGGAGGCCGGTCTGGACAAGCTGCCCTTCCCGGACGGCCACTTCGAGGTCATCACCTGCGTCTCGGTCATGGAGCACATCTACGATCCCAAGCAGCCCACGGCCCACCACCGGCACGTCCTGGAGCTGGCGCGCGTGCTCAAACCCGGCGGGGTGCTCATCTGCACCTATGACGTGCACGTGACCCCGGGGGTCAACGACCGGGTCATCGGCTTCGACTACCGCGTGGACATCGAGTATCTGCTGCGCAACGGCCTGAAGCCCCTGGTTCCGGGATACATCGCCAGCCGCCTGGACATGGCCCTGGACGACGACACCCTCTGCTATCCGCCGTACATTTTCATGAAGTACCACTACAAGTCGCGGCGGGCCTTCAGCCGCCAGAGCGCCTTCGGCTTCGCCCTGGTCAAGGAGTAG
- a CDS encoding sulfotransferase family 2 domain-containing protein, with translation MKRVVFFHIPKTAGSSFNRMLRENYGETLYSCDLNGSHHAGRERFQAMPEEERFRFRCITGHLVPEFLAHVPQPYTLLTFLRHPVSRVVSLYNYFMTVDQSPLRDSLRASGVGLRDYVTSGPEDEARNGMVRRLTGTLYRPTSLSGDELLRQAKDALRKYFRFVGLQENFDASCRAVQKLCGLTKVVSCTVNPSRGRKPSDLKPATVQAIRRANVLDMELYLYGLKLHGRHMHALGLGEFAIPT, from the coding sequence GTGAAGCGGGTCGTCTTCTTCCACATTCCGAAGACCGCCGGGTCGTCGTTCAACCGCATGTTGCGCGAGAACTACGGGGAGACCCTGTACTCCTGCGACCTGAACGGCAGTCATCACGCGGGCCGGGAGCGTTTCCAGGCCATGCCGGAGGAAGAGAGGTTCCGCTTCCGCTGCATCACCGGGCACCTGGTGCCGGAATTCCTGGCCCATGTGCCGCAGCCCTACACGCTGCTGACCTTCCTGCGCCACCCCGTGAGCCGGGTCGTCTCGCTCTACAACTACTTCATGACCGTGGACCAAAGCCCCCTGCGGGACTCCCTGCGCGCCTCCGGCGTGGGGCTGCGCGACTACGTGACGTCCGGTCCGGAAGACGAGGCCCGCAACGGCATGGTCCGGCGACTCACGGGCACGCTCTACCGCCCGACCTCGCTGTCCGGAGACGAACTCCTGCGCCAGGCCAAGGACGCCCTGCGCAAGTACTTCCGTTTCGTGGGCCTGCAGGAGAACTTCGACGCCTCCTGCCGGGCCGTCCAGAAGCTCTGCGGCCTGACGAAGGTGGTTTCCTGCACGGTCAACCCGAGCCGGGGCAGGAAGCCGTCCGACCTGAAACCGGCCACGGTCCAGGCCATCCGCCGGGCCAACGTCCTGGATATGGAGCTGTACCTCTACGGCCTGAAACTGCACGGCAGACACATGCACGCCCTGGGACTGGGCGAATTCGCGATCCCGACGTGA
- a CDS encoding class I SAM-dependent methyltransferase: MTHNDARLAELLAELKAYFGDVPSARRHFAQAEAAGLHVTPVHFYSPIPDVSRLEPEIFERDSELPGVDMDEAGQLRLLEEVFARHTEDFRGFPLKSRGNDLEFSFDNDQISGADPFTIYALTRHLRPKRIVEVGSGYSTLVTARAVRENGSGSILCVEPYPRAFLERAVEGVGEVRRQPVQDTPLEVFEELGAGDILFIDSTHTVRIGGDVNRLFLEILPRLKPGVWVHVHDIFLPHDYPRQWIEEMRFFWAEQYLLQAFLCFNRAFRVRFAVGYMGRRHLDRMRAIFPGYQLGMGGGSFWMERVTV; this comes from the coding sequence ATGACGCACAACGACGCGCGCCTGGCGGAGCTGCTGGCCGAACTCAAGGCCTATTTCGGCGACGTGCCCTCGGCGCGCAGGCACTTCGCCCAGGCCGAGGCCGCCGGGCTGCACGTGACCCCGGTGCATTTCTACTCGCCCATCCCGGACGTCTCCCGGCTGGAGCCGGAGATATTCGAACGCGACTCGGAGTTGCCTGGGGTGGACATGGACGAGGCCGGACAGCTGCGCCTACTGGAAGAGGTCTTCGCCCGCCACACCGAGGACTTCCGGGGCTTTCCGCTCAAAAGCCGGGGAAACGACCTGGAGTTCAGCTTCGACAACGACCAAATCTCCGGGGCCGACCCCTTCACGATCTACGCCCTGACCCGCCACCTGCGGCCCAAACGCATCGTGGAGGTCGGCAGCGGCTACTCCACCCTGGTCACGGCCCGGGCCGTGCGCGAGAATGGGAGCGGCAGCATCCTCTGCGTGGAGCCCTACCCCCGGGCGTTCCTGGAACGGGCCGTGGAAGGCGTCGGCGAGGTCCGCCGCCAGCCGGTGCAGGACACGCCCCTGGAAGTCTTCGAGGAACTCGGCGCGGGCGACATCCTGTTCATCGACAGCACCCACACCGTACGCATCGGCGGCGACGTGAACCGCCTCTTCCTGGAAATCCTGCCGCGTCTGAAACCCGGGGTCTGGGTCCACGTCCACGACATCTTCCTGCCGCACGACTACCCCCGCCAATGGATCGAGGAAATGCGCTTCTTCTGGGCCGAGCAATACCTGTTGCAGGCCTTCCTCTGCTTCAACCGCGCCTTCCGCGTGCGTTTCGCCGTGGGCTACATGGGCCGTCGGCATCTCGACCGCATGCGGGCCATCTTCCCCGGCTACCAGCTCGGCATGGGCGGCGGCAGCTTCTGGATGGA